One window from the genome of Diceros bicornis minor isolate mBicDic1 chromosome 1, mDicBic1.mat.cur, whole genome shotgun sequence encodes:
- the GJC2 gene encoding gap junction gamma-2 protein, with translation MTNMSWSFLTRLLEEIHNHSTFVGKVWLTVLVVFRIVLTAVGGESIYSDEQTKFTCNTRQPGCDNVCYDAFAPLSHVRFWVFQIVVISTPSVMYLGYAVHRLARASQLERRSAPRRRTPQPPPPPPHPGWPEPAGLAEEDPMLGLGEEDEEPGAAEGLGDEDQAEDVGAAKGAGGDAKGAGAPGPAGQHDGRRRIQREGLMRVYVAQLVARAAFEVAFLVGQYLLYGFEVRPFFRCSRQPCPHVVDCFVSRPTEKTVFLLVMYVVSCLCLLLNLCEMAHLGLGSAQDAVRARRPPPAASGLAPRPPPCALPAAPGLACPPDYSLVVRAAERARAHDQDLASLALQALRDGRALGDRDSPPCPGLSAAARGPPRGGGPASGSGSATSGGTGGGQGRSGAKPRAVSEKGSASSREGRPTVWI, from the coding sequence ATGACCAACATGAGCTGGAGCTTCCTGACGCGGCTGCTGGAGGAGATCCACAACCACTCCACGTTCGTGGGCAAGGTGTGGCTCACGGTGCTGGTGGTCTTCCGAATCGTGCTCACGGCCGTGGGCGGCGAGTCCATCTACTCGGACGAGCAGACCAAGTTCACGTGCAACACGCGGCAGCCGGGCTGCGACAACGTGTGCTACGACGCCTTCGCGCCCCTGTCCCACGTGCGCTTCTGGGTCTTCCAGATCGTGGTCATCTCCACGCCCTCCGTCATGTACCTGGGCTACGCCGTGCACCGCCTGGCCCGCGCCTCGCAGCTTGAGCGCCGCAGCGCCCCTCGCCGCCGCACGCCCCAGCCGCCACCCCCGCCACCCCACCCCGGCTGGCCCGAGCCCGCCGGCCTGGCCGAGGAGGATCCCATGCTGGGCCTGGGCGAGGAGGACGAGGAGCCGGGGGCGGCCGAGGGCCTGGGCGACGAGGACCAGGCGGAAGACGTGGGCGCGGCCAAGGGCGCGGGCGGGGACGCCAAGGGCGCGGGGGCCCCGGGCCCGGCCGGGCAGCACGACGGGCGGCGGCGCATCCAGCGCGAGGGCCTGATGCGCGTGTACGTGGCCCAGCTGGTGGCGCGCGCCGCCTTCGAGGTGGCCTTCCTGGTGGGCCAGTACCTGTTGTACGGCTTCGAGGTGCGGCCTTTCTTCCGATGCAGCCGGCAGCCCTGCCCGCACGTGGTCGACTGCTTCGTGTCGCGGCCCACCGAGAAGACGGTCTTCCTGCTGGTCATGTACGTGGTCAGCTGCCTCTGCCTGCTGCTCAACCTCTGCGAGATGGCGCACCTGGGCCTGGGCAGCGCGCAGGACGCGGTGCGCGCCCGCCGCCCGCCACCCGCCGCCTCCGGCCTCGCGCCGCGTCCGCCGCCCTGCGCGCTGCCCGCCGCGCCCGGCCTGGCCTGCCCGCCGGACTACAGCCTGGTGGTGCGCGCGGCCGAGCGCGCGCGCGCCCACGACCAGGACCTGGCCAGCCTGGCGCTGCAGGCGCTGCGGGACGGGCGCGCGCTCGGGGACCGCGACAGCCCGCCATGCCCCGGCCTCTCCGCGGCCGCCCGGGGGCCCCCGAGGGGCGGCGGCCCCGCCTCCGGGTCGGGTAGTGCCACGTCGGGGGGCACGGGCGGGGGCCAGGGCCGGTCGGGCGCCAAGCCCAGGGCAGTCTCCGAGAAGGGCAGTGCCAGCAGCAGGGAGGGGAGGCCCACCGTGTGGATCTGA